The genomic DNA GGGCGCGCCCCGAGATCGGCTGCAGTCATTACCGGCCCGTAGCCCCCAGCGGTTGCTAAACGTTTCGGGCGAAATCGCCGGACAGCGCGGGTGTGCGTGCGGACGGGCGTCCGAGCGCGTGTCGGACGGGCGTGAGAGCGGGCGCCGGGGCGCGCGCACGGCGCGCCGGACGCGAGCGTGTGGGCGGTGTGAGTGTGCGCCCGGGCCCGCGCGGCCCGCGCGAGAGAACTACGCTACTCCGACTCGGCGAACAGCTCGTCGACGGCGTCCTGCGCGGCGAGCGCGGCGTCGTCGGCGACCTGCTCGGGGTCGAGGTCGGCGTCCGCGTCCGGCGCGTTGAGGTAGACGTCCACCTCCAGCACGCCGTCCTCGAAGGTGACGGTCACGTCCAGGTCACGGACGTCGGACTGCTTGAACCGCGAGAGGACGAGCCCCTCGGCGGCC from Haloglomus litoreum includes the following:
- a CDS encoding DUF3194 domain-containing protein, whose amino-acid sequence is MADSSTDEADGPSDEAVVNTASEAAEGLVLSRFKQSDVRDLDVTVTFEDGVLEVDVYLNAPDADADLDPEQVADDAALAAQDAVDELFAESE